Below is a window of Mycolicibacterium rhodesiae NBB3 DNA.
CAGATAGATGTTGCCTGCGCCGTCACTTCGCGCCAGGGTCAGCTCGAACGGATGGGTCATCCCCGCGACGCCTGCGGTGCCGAGGAACAGGGCATACAGTGACCAGCCCAGTGCCGCAAGGGTTCCCATGGAGATCAGGGTGTCCATCGTGGACGTGGCGTGGCGCAGGTTGGTCCAGGCTGCCTGGTGGAACGGCCATGCGCCCCATACCACAACGGGTGCTGCCAAAGTCAGCGACAGCCACTGCCAGTTGGTGAACTGCAGGGCCGGCACCATCGCCATCGCGATGACCGGCACCGACAGCACCAGCGAGACGATCAACCGCTGCCGCAGCGCCCGAGTGGGGTCATCGGTGTCGGTGTCGGCCTCGAGTACCGATGTGTCAGCGGCGCGGGGCAGCTCGGCGGTGTAGCCGGCGGCCTTGACCGCGGCCACCAACACTTGGGTGTCGACAGTGTCGTCGTAGCTGACCTTCGCCTTCTCGGTGGCGTAATTGACTGTGGCGCTGACACCTTCGAGCTTGTTGAGCTTGCGTTCGATCCGGTTGGCGCATGAGGCGCAGGTCATGCCGCCGATGGACAGCTCGATCTGGCGGTCGGCGCTTGTCACCCTGTTGTCTTCGTGGATCGATGTCATTGCAGTCTCCTTAGAGCGAATCGCTGGTTTGACGGCGAGCGCCTCAGTGGTGGCCGCCGGGCTGAGCGCGGGCGGGCTCGGGCGGCGGTGCCGCTTCGGCAGGGCTCGGGCTGAAATCCGCAGCGGTGGCGGTGAATTCGGCGGTGCGCACGACGCCGTTGTGCTGGAAGTCCAGGAACATCCGGTAGGTGCCCGTCGACGGTGTCGGGGCGTAGAAGATGACGTCGGGGCCCGGCTTGGTGACTCCGTCACCCGGTGTTCCCTCGGGGTGCACGTGTAGGTAGGCCAGGTCGTTGGACCGCAGCACCACCAGGTGGCCGTAGGCGGCAAGATAAGGCTGCAGGTCGTTGACCGGTACGCCCCCGCGCGACACCGACAGCGTCAGCTTCGATGAGCTGCCTGCCGACAAATCACCTGTCAGGGTGACGGTGTAGTCGTCGACCGTGGTGATCTTCGACGGCGCCGGCAGTGGCTGTGGATGGTAATCGCCAGCCACCGACACATCGGTGCCCAGCGTGAGATCGTCTGCGCCGGCAGGTTTGAAGTCGGCGAACAACCGCCACGGCCCCGGTGACAAGTCCAGGTGGGTGTGCCAGACGCCGGACGCCTCGAGAGTGGGGTGGACGTGCTGGAAGCCGGTCATGTCGCGACGGATGGCGATCAAATGCAGGTCTTTATCGTGCGTCGTCTCGTAGTTCGTGACCGGCTGGCCGTCGGGTCCCATGATCCGGAACGTCACGCCAACGTTCTTGCCGGATGGCAACGACGTTGCTTCAGGGAGGAAGGTGTAGCCGCCTTCGGTAGCGGTCAGTCCGGTTGGACTGGTATCGGCCATCGTCGCCGCAGGCTCGCTACTGCCGGACGCGACTGGGTCGTCTGCCGAATCGGACACTGCCGGCGGGCCGGCGGGTGTGGTTGAGGTTTCGCCATGAGCGTTGTGCTCGACGCTCTCAGTGCGGGGCATCCACGAGCCGGTGGCGTTGCCGACCGCGACGGCGCCGCTGAACACAGCCGCGAGTACCACGGCGAAACCTCCGAGCTTCATTGACGTGTTCATGACGTCTTCTCCTTCGTTGCGGTATCGGAGCCGGCAACGGTGTATCCGGCCGATTCGACAGCAGCGCGAAATGCGGACTGATCCATGGGTGCGTTGCTGGTCACCGCGACCTGACCGCTGGTCAGATCGACCGCAACGTCGCGAACGCCGTCGATTCCGCTGAGTTCCCCGGTGACCTTGCGGACACAGCCTCCGCAGCTCATCCCTACGACGATGAAAGTCGTTGTGCTCATCACGCTCTCCTCAATCAATCCATTGACCGCCGCGGCTGTACCGATCGTTCGCGGATACGCCCGGACGGCTCATTGATACCATACCCCCCTAGGGTATGCAAGCAGTATCGCCATGGTGGTGTTCTTTCAGCCGCTCGACGCGGCGATGCGACTGTAAATGGCCTGGTAAGCAGAAGTCCGCCGTGTTTGAGC
It encodes the following:
- a CDS encoding heavy-metal-associated domain-containing protein — translated: MSTTTFIVVGMSCGGCVRKVTGELSGIDGVRDVAVDLTSGQVAVTSNAPMDQSAFRAAVESAGYTVAGSDTATKEKTS